Proteins encoded in a region of the Acidobacteriota bacterium genome:
- a CDS encoding DUF4416 family protein — MKSHPDTSMGEIHYPPPVKPICAILFSESVSLDPVIERLESLLGRIDLKSDVYPFLFTDYYSTKMKLPLKKFFVSFGDLMERERLPEIKKRTNELEDEFSEEEKGKRLRLVNLDPGYIGRSKLVLASTKNFSHRIYLGGGIFAEVTLVYTKGNFLSNPWTFKDYRTELALFFFRRVRERYMAQLIHGRQDA, encoded by the coding sequence ATGAAGAGCCATCCGGACACAAGCATGGGTGAGATTCATTATCCTCCCCCTGTCAAACCGATCTGCGCCATTCTTTTCTCGGAATCAGTATCCCTTGACCCGGTCATAGAACGACTGGAATCCTTGCTCGGGCGGATCGATTTGAAGAGCGATGTCTATCCCTTTCTATTCACGGACTATTACAGCACGAAGATGAAGCTTCCTCTAAAAAAGTTCTTCGTCAGCTTCGGTGATCTGATGGAGAGGGAAAGGCTTCCCGAAATCAAGAAAAGGACGAATGAGCTGGAGGATGAATTTTCAGAGGAAGAAAAGGGAAAGAGATTACGGTTGGTCAATCTTGACCCTGGCTACATCGGCCGATCCAAGCTTGTCCTCGCTTCTACAAAGAACTTCTCCCACCGGATATATCTGGGCGGCGGGATCTTTGCCGAAGTGACGCTCGTGTATACGAAAGGCAACTTTCTCAGCAATCCATGGACGTTCAAAGATTACAGGACCGAACTTGCACTTTTCTTTTTTCGTCGTGTCCGCGAAAGATACATGGCCCAACTGATTCACGGCAGGCAGGATGCTTGA
- a CDS encoding HEAT repeat domain-containing protein: MKKNLYLSVILCLDLFLGFWLFSLHPSCALADQENESPIKEQPATPSEQPPESQSQEILEQERKAAREVARLTEMLKLPSRQRDMTNWDIVQALIKLGKPAVPALITEMEKADPFSMAAAMYCLGIIGDRRVLPHLYRLLPRLEEEEEEAGTNLKSSICFSLGLLGDPNCIPLVMQGPHAASRTVAGGSINYIGACATFLGDQAVDPLIEVVQRYKDEKKIYGAVSALGKVASARAIPFLKSLLEHPDDKVKSLAIGALAQIGDPSTSEFITPFLDNSADLLRESSAEAMYYLRDRKAIKKLCKLAVEDPVVMVRVKSLMSLGVYGEREAFETLLIGASDQDVSARIIAIECIGKSGNKAGSETLRKKIKDMDTRVGMAAVNAYEKLMERDAETHLIKVLNDTRWIIQREAIRALARMHSIKSNPAILSILKGAVADGEANPEYRNIVFETLLALSELGNEKTIEALKELSSKILDTELKNYFSGTIHDLSLKIANGKDVKKWIETLQNGNLADQTVAIEMLARLGDRSATAALIEAFGRMDIDAASAIPKALGKLKDQSAVPFLEDLLTNDVYDEKDVYPARENAAWVLGELGSKSSVKALKDCLRRYDGEPFSAIMAIVKLLGKDAIDDLREIKTRIMRAPSRERMKQYDNVNWLIRNLKNGWDVEALDEEPSGHKHG, encoded by the coding sequence TTGAAAAAGAATCTTTATCTTTCTGTTATTCTTTGTCTTGATCTTTTCCTTGGTTTCTGGCTTTTCTCTCTTCACCCTTCTTGCGCTCTTGCAGATCAGGAAAATGAGTCTCCCATAAAGGAGCAGCCTGCGACGCCATCTGAACAGCCTCCCGAAAGCCAATCGCAGGAGATCCTGGAACAGGAACGGAAGGCGGCAAGAGAAGTGGCAAGATTAACCGAGATGCTGAAGCTCCCGAGCCGTCAGAGAGACATGACGAACTGGGATATCGTTCAGGCTCTCATCAAGCTTGGAAAGCCCGCCGTTCCAGCACTCATCACTGAGATGGAAAAGGCGGATCCGTTTTCCATGGCTGCAGCGATGTATTGTCTGGGAATCATCGGAGACAGAAGAGTACTACCCCATCTCTACAGGCTTCTTCCACGACTCGAAGAGGAAGAAGAAGAGGCTGGAACTAACCTGAAATCCTCAATATGTTTTTCTCTAGGATTGCTTGGAGACCCGAACTGCATCCCTCTCGTAATGCAGGGTCCCCATGCTGCCAGCAGAACGGTCGCCGGAGGATCCATAAATTACATCGGAGCCTGTGCCACATTCCTTGGAGATCAGGCTGTAGATCCCCTCATAGAAGTCGTCCAGCGTTACAAGGATGAGAAAAAAATTTACGGAGCTGTTTCTGCCCTTGGAAAGGTCGCTAGCGCAAGAGCCATTCCGTTCCTCAAATCTCTTCTCGAGCATCCTGACGACAAGGTGAAATCGCTCGCCATAGGAGCCCTTGCCCAGATAGGAGATCCGTCCACCTCTGAATTCATCACTCCCTTCCTGGACAACAGCGCAGACCTCCTGAGAGAGAGCTCTGCAGAAGCAATGTATTACCTTAGAGATAGGAAAGCCATAAAGAAATTATGCAAATTGGCAGTGGAAGACCCGGTCGTTATGGTCAGGGTGAAATCGTTAATGTCACTTGGTGTTTATGGCGAACGGGAAGCTTTTGAAACACTCCTCATAGGGGCTAGCGATCAGGATGTTTCAGCGCGTATAATCGCAATAGAATGTATCGGAAAGTCAGGAAATAAGGCAGGATCGGAAACTCTCAGGAAAAAGATTAAAGATATGGACACACGGGTGGGTATGGCTGCGGTAAATGCTTACGAAAAGCTCATGGAGCGAGATGCTGAAACCCATCTCATCAAAGTTTTAAATGACACGAGATGGATCATACAAAGAGAAGCTATTAGAGCCCTCGCCAGGATGCATTCAATTAAGTCAAATCCGGCAATCCTCTCCATCCTGAAAGGAGCCGTGGCAGATGGTGAAGCGAACCCTGAATACAGGAACATTGTCTTTGAGACTCTTCTCGCACTTTCCGAGCTTGGTAACGAAAAAACGATTGAAGCTCTTAAGGAGCTTTCTTCCAAGATTCTGGATACCGAACTCAAGAATTATTTTAGCGGGACGATTCACGATCTTTCACTCAAAATTGCCAACGGGAAAGATGTGAAGAAATGGATCGAAACGCTCCAGAACGGAAACCTGGCGGATCAGACAGTTGCTATAGAGATGCTGGCAAGATTGGGTGACCGCTCCGCTACAGCGGCGCTGATCGAGGCTTTTGGAAGGATGGATATCGATGCGGCATCCGCTATCCCGAAAGCCCTCGGCAAGCTCAAGGACCAATCTGCCGTTCCCTTCCTGGAAGACCTGTTGACGAACGATGTCTACGACGAGAAAGACGTTTATCCGGCAAGGGAGAATGCCGCCTGGGTTCTTGGGGAGTTGGGGAGTAAGTCATCTGTAAAGGCGCTTAAGGATTGCCTGCGGCGTTACGATGGAGAGCCATTCTCCGCCATCATGGCGATCGTCAAGCTATTGGGGAAGGATGCCATAGACGATCTCAGGGAAATAAAGACCAGGATCATGAGGGCACCATCAAGGGAACGAATGAAACAGTATGACAACGTAAACTGGCTGATCCGAAATCTCAAGAACGGCTGGGATGTCGAAGCCCTCGATGAAGAGCCATCCGGACACAAGCATGGGTGA
- a CDS encoding acyl-CoA dehydrogenase family protein, whose translation MIDFELTEEQREFQQLARDFATNEIRPVASHYDKTGDFPMDIMRKGWEIGLMNATIPENYGGVGIGALEAVLISEEISWGCAGIGTSLMCNGLALEPLLTGATEEQKKKFLIPFAHDFNMASFCLTERGAGSDAGSLATQAIRKGDEYIINGSKCFITNGGYASFFTVFAVTDKERGARGLSTFWVPRDSKGITIGKHEDKMGQRSSNTAEIFFDDVVVPKDNLIGREGMGFVYAMKTLDKTRPIVGAASVGIAQAAFEYSLEYAKTRVQFGGPIARNQAISFMLADMKQDIEAARLLVWKAAWMSDRKMKNSEISALCKTFASDVAMRVTTNSVQIHGGYGYTKDYPVEKLMRDAKLMQIYEGTNQIQRLVASREILAPK comes from the coding sequence ATGATCGACTTTGAATTGACAGAGGAACAGAGGGAATTTCAGCAGCTAGCCAGGGATTTCGCCACCAATGAGATCAGACCAGTGGCTTCCCATTACGATAAAACCGGAGATTTCCCCATGGATATCATGAGGAAGGGATGGGAGATAGGGCTCATGAACGCCACTATACCAGAAAACTATGGCGGAGTTGGTATAGGAGCGCTGGAAGCGGTTTTGATCTCGGAAGAGATCTCATGGGGATGCGCCGGGATAGGAACCTCTCTTATGTGCAACGGCCTTGCCCTTGAACCTCTTCTCACAGGCGCCACGGAAGAGCAGAAGAAGAAATTCCTCATCCCTTTTGCCCACGATTTCAACATGGCTTCGTTCTGCCTGACGGAACGAGGAGCGGGTTCTGATGCCGGATCGCTGGCGACTCAGGCTATCAGAAAAGGTGATGAGTACATCATTAACGGCTCCAAATGCTTCATAACGAATGGCGGGTATGCCAGCTTTTTCACCGTCTTTGCTGTCACGGATAAAGAACGCGGAGCCAGAGGGCTATCCACCTTCTGGGTCCCCAGGGATTCTAAGGGGATCACCATCGGAAAGCACGAGGACAAGATGGGCCAACGCTCTTCCAATACGGCTGAGATATTCTTCGACGACGTTGTCGTTCCAAAAGATAACTTGATCGGAAGAGAGGGGATGGGATTTGTCTATGCCATGAAGACTCTGGATAAGACCCGTCCCATCGTAGGAGCAGCCTCTGTCGGGATCGCACAGGCTGCCTTCGAATATTCACTGGAATACGCAAAGACAAGAGTTCAATTCGGCGGGCCTATCGCGAGAAATCAGGCGATCTCCTTCATGCTGGCCGACATGAAACAGGATATCGAAGCGGCCAGGCTTCTTGTCTGGAAAGCTGCCTGGATGTCCGACAGAAAGATGAAGAACTCCGAGATCTCGGCGCTCTGCAAGACCTTTGCTTCCGACGTCGCAATGCGGGTAACGACGAACTCCGTTCAGATCCACGGTGGCTACGGATACACCAAAGACTACCCTGTCGAGAAACTGATGCGGGATGCCAAGCTCATGCAAATCTACGAGGGAACGAACCAGATCCAGAGACTCGTCGCATCGAGAGAAATCCTGGCACCCAAGTGA
- a CDS encoding HEAT repeat domain-containing protein, producing the protein MFKKRFIITVLNLSILIAIFSSCQKGEKKEGIVSKSEEAINKLYSEHPSYALYAVEVIKDVPSPFAVDLIHRALEGTNWDSKMAAIRAVRERKDRTAIPILKKIYSEGVEVDKVAAALSLARMGDEDVIPFLEEKAVEAGGVLNPEVIIFLTGRGNESFLPALKKKLESKSIDERNEVYILLGRIKKPWALDILKEAFKKEWGVNLREPIVAIGKVGGPSEAKLITPYINTQGLSLETMSALGSLKDEGTREELKKFLKHEKKYARLYSAAALWRMGEKNVNRVIEELMQDSDPAFKGEMAEQLSRVEDPNVLPYLGALASDPDEKVRKVALRNLKERMDPALIKILLDGINDTNYEAAVIAIDGVGKVGERDSIPQLEPLLSSENPYIVISAAAAIIEMAARHPLK; encoded by the coding sequence ATGTTTAAAAAGAGATTTATCATAACAGTTTTGAACCTTTCCATCCTTATCGCTATTTTCTCTTCCTGCCAGAAAGGAGAGAAAAAAGAAGGGATAGTCAGCAAGTCAGAGGAAGCTATCAATAAGCTTTACAGCGAGCATCCCTCTTACGCTCTCTATGCGGTAGAGGTCATCAAGGATGTTCCTTCTCCCTTTGCCGTCGATCTGATTCACCGTGCTCTCGAGGGGACAAACTGGGATTCTAAGATGGCTGCCATACGGGCAGTCAGAGAGAGGAAGGACAGAACTGCCATCCCCATCCTCAAGAAGATCTATTCTGAGGGAGTGGAAGTGGACAAGGTCGCGGCTGCTCTCTCCCTGGCAAGAATGGGTGACGAAGATGTCATTCCATTCTTGGAAGAGAAAGCAGTTGAAGCGGGAGGAGTGTTGAATCCCGAGGTGATCATTTTCTTGACCGGGAGAGGGAACGAATCGTTCCTTCCCGCGTTGAAGAAAAAGCTCGAGAGCAAGAGCATCGATGAGCGCAACGAGGTCTACATCCTTCTCGGGAGGATCAAGAAACCGTGGGCACTCGATATTCTGAAAGAGGCCTTCAAGAAGGAATGGGGTGTGAATTTGAGAGAGCCGATCGTTGCCATCGGAAAGGTCGGGGGCCCTTCCGAGGCGAAGCTTATCACGCCATATATAAACACCCAGGGTCTTTCCCTGGAGACGATGTCAGCCCTCGGAAGCCTCAAGGATGAAGGGACAAGAGAGGAATTGAAAAAGTTTCTGAAGCACGAGAAGAAGTACGCGAGACTATATTCGGCCGCCGCCCTCTGGCGGATGGGAGAAAAGAATGTCAACAGGGTCATCGAGGAGCTGATGCAGGATAGCGACCCCGCCTTCAAAGGAGAAATGGCGGAGCAACTGTCCAGAGTGGAAGACCCTAATGTGCTTCCATATCTTGGAGCTCTTGCCTCTGACCCTGATGAGAAGGTGAGAAAAGTCGCCTTGAGGAATCTCAAGGAGAGGATGGATCCCGCGCTCATAAAGATTCTTCTCGACGGCATCAATGATACGAATTACGAAGCAGCGGTTATTGCCATAGACGGCGTGGGCAAGGTGGGGGAGAGAGATTCCATCCCTCAATTAGAGCCTCTCCTTTCCAGCGAGAATCCATACATCGTCATCAGCGCCG